The segment CGTCTTGGGCATGTGCATCACCAAAGCCGGATCGACGATGGCCATGTTGGGGGTGAGAGCATAGTCCGCTAAGGGATATTTAATGCCGGTGCTGTCATCGGTGACCACCGCAAAGGGCGTCACTTCAGATCCAGTTCCGGAGGTGGTGGGCACAGCAATCAGCATGGCCTTATCCCCCAAAGGCGGCAGTTCATAAACGCGTTTACGGATATCCATAAACCGCATGGCCAGCCCATCAAACTGGATTTCCGGATGTTCATACATCAGCCACATCACCTTCGCGGCATCCATCGGCGATCCACCGCCAATGGCAATAATCACATCGGGCTGGAAACTGTTCATCACCGCCACCCCTTTCATCACCGTCGATAGGGATGGATCCGGTTCGACATCATAGAAGGTTTGATGCTTGAGCCCAATTTCCTCTAAAACCTCGGTGACATTTTCTGTGATACCTAGGTTGTAGAGGGGTTTATCGGTGATGATGAAGGCTCGCTTTTTGCCGGCGAGTTCCTTAAGAGCCACAGGTAAGGCCCCATAACGAAAGTACACCTTGGGTGGTACACGGAACCACAACATATTTTCCCGACGTTCCGTCACGGTTTTAATGTTGAGCAAATGGTGGGGAGCAACGTTCTCGGAGACAGAATTGCCGCCCCAAGTGCCGCAGCCCAGGGTCAAGGATGGGTCAAGCTGGAAGTTATATAGGTCACCGATCGCCCCTTGGGAGGATGGTGTATTGATCAAAACTCGGGCGGTTTCGAGACGAGACTTAAACTGGCGAATCCGGTCTTCGTTGTTGGGATGGGTGTAAAGAACAGACGTGTGACCATGACCACCAAAGGCAATCAGTGCTTCTGCCTTGGTGACGGCTTCCGAAAAGTCTGACGCCCGATACATGGCTAGAATTGGCGACAGTTTTTCGTAGGCAAAGGGTTCTTCCGTGGCGATCGCTTCCACTTCGCCAATCAAAACCCGTGATCCTTTGGCTTGCTCAATGCCGGCTAAATCAGCCAGGACGTCAACGGGCTGTCCCACGATCGCCGCATTCAAACGACCATTCACCAGGATAATATTGCCCACCTTTTGCCGTTCCTCCTCATTGAGAAGATAAGCACCGCGTTCGAGAAACTCTTGACGCACCTGCTCATAGACCGAATCCACAACGACGACAGACTGCTCACTGGCGCAGATCATGCCGTTATCAAAGGTCTTGCTGAGCAAAATGGAGCTTACCGCCATCTTGATGTGAGAGGTTTCGTCAATCACCGCTGGGGTGTTGCCAGCTCCCACGCCGAGGGACGGATTGCCCGAGGAATAGGCCGCCTTTACCATGCCTGGCCCACCGGTCGCCAAGATCAGCTTCACATCGGGATGCTGCATCAACTGCTGCGATAGGGGAACCGTGGGCTGATCAATCCAGCCGATGATGTGTTCTGGGGCTCCGGCTTTTACGGCTGCCTCTAGGACAATCCGGGCTGCAGCAATGGTGCAGTCTTTGGCACGAGGGTGGGGGGAAAAGATGATGGCGTTGCGAGTTTTGAGGGCTAGCAGTGCCTTAAAGATTGCCGTAGAGGTGGGGTTTGTAGTGGGGACAATACCGGCTAGGATGCCTACGGGTTCGGCAATGCGTTGAAAGCCAAAGGACGGATCCGATTCGATCACACCGCAGGTTTTTTCGTTCTTGTATTTGTTGTAAATCATCTCCGAAGCAAAGTGATTTTTGATCACTTTGTCTTCTACGACGCCCATGCCAGTTTCCTCCACTGCTAGTTTAGCTAGGGGGATGCGGGCCGTGTTGGCAGCTAGGGCAGCTTGCTTAAAAATGACATCAACCTGCTCCTGCGTAAATTTGGAGTAGGCTTCTTGAGCTGCCTTGACAGACTGAATCAATGTTTCTAGCTCTTCTGAATTCGTAACGGGAATGGGGGTTGCAAGTAGATTCGAGATCGTCATAAAGGCTCTCCAGGTATCGTCTGGGAAATGGTGGTTGAGGTTAGCGTGGTGTTAAATAGTGCAGCGATCGCCCTTAGTTAACCGCAAGAACCAGCTTAAACATGTGCTCTGAACAACAGTTAAGAAAGAATTAACAACGCACTAACTGACATGCGATGATCCATAGAAAAATCTAGAATTTTGCAATACTTAAGAGCTGAATTCTAGAACAAACTTTTCTTTCAATCATAGCTTAGAACTCCCTGTGCTGATTATCTAGACATCGCCTCAAAGCCTCTTTCTATCTATAGCTTAGCGCCAGCGTTTCTGTTAGAATTCCAAGCATATAAAGAATCCGCAGTATGGCATAGAAAATCTCAGATCTATGATGCGAGGACGCTAAATAATTGATGTCCTCATGACGTCAATTACGTTCTCTATTATAAGTTTGTTATTCTCTAGCTGTTGAACTCTTTTATGGTAATTAAAGACTTGCAGCGATCGCCTCTCTCAAGCATTCATTCAATAAAAAAATTAAGCATAAATTAATATCAATTATGGCTATATTCCATGGATCTACATCCAAGACCTAGCCTGAGCACCGCTCCAGACATTGTCCTCACAGAGGATGCCATGCCATTGCTGCACCTGCGCTTCTGTCATCCAATAGCTCCAGGCTAGCCCCAACGACCTGCGATCGCTGCCAAAGACGTCCGTTGTCCGGCGCTCATACTCATTCTCCCAGGGCGATCGCAGGGGATCATAACCCTCTAGGTCGTCTAACATCTCCAAAATCTCGGCACCGGGAAAGGTCAGCAGGGAGCCTTGAATGGGGCGATCGCCCTCCGTGAGTGCCGGATAGCCCATGGGCAGATGGTAGAGCTTGCCCCAAACGATCGCCTCCTGAGCGGCGATGACGGTAGGAGCGCAGTAGTCAGCGTAGTAATATTCCCCCGGTTTCAGGGTTCCATAGACAAAGACGCGACAGGCTACATCCATGATCGACTTCTATCCATGGGCTTCAACGGGGTTCAACAGATTTTTATATTGGGCTAGACTGCAGACTCTGTGGCGATCCCAGTCCTGTGATAATGCCATAACATTGTCATATCATCGACACATAAGTGACAAATCTAAACAAGTCTTGTACACTCACTAATGTGTGAGGAGCGAACCAGCGAGGGCATCGAGACGAAACACGGTCAGTCGTCGGTGCCCTTTCTGTTTTCTAGGAATCCTTAGGATTCCAGCATCCTCACAATAAAAATTTCTCTAGGGCGATCGCCACGCCGTCCTCTTCAACATCGGCGGTTGTCCAATTAGCAAAGGCTTGTACGGCTGCTGGAGCATTGCCCATAGCGATGCCAATCTCTGCATAGTCCAG is part of the Candidatus Obscuribacterales bacterium genome and harbors:
- the adhE gene encoding bifunctional acetaldehyde-CoA/alcohol dehydrogenase yields the protein MTISNLLATPIPVTNSEELETLIQSVKAAQEAYSKFTQEQVDVIFKQAALAANTARIPLAKLAVEETGMGVVEDKVIKNHFASEMIYNKYKNEKTCGVIESDPSFGFQRIAEPVGILAGIVPTTNPTSTAIFKALLALKTRNAIIFSPHPRAKDCTIAAARIVLEAAVKAGAPEHIIGWIDQPTVPLSQQLMQHPDVKLILATGGPGMVKAAYSSGNPSLGVGAGNTPAVIDETSHIKMAVSSILLSKTFDNGMICASEQSVVVVDSVYEQVRQEFLERGAYLLNEEERQKVGNIILVNGRLNAAIVGQPVDVLADLAGIEQAKGSRVLIGEVEAIATEEPFAYEKLSPILAMYRASDFSEAVTKAEALIAFGGHGHTSVLYTHPNNEDRIRQFKSRLETARVLINTPSSQGAIGDLYNFQLDPSLTLGCGTWGGNSVSENVAPHHLLNIKTVTERRENMLWFRVPPKVYFRYGALPVALKELAGKKRAFIITDKPLYNLGITENVTEVLEEIGLKHQTFYDVEPDPSLSTVMKGVAVMNSFQPDVIIAIGGGSPMDAAKVMWLMYEHPEIQFDGLAMRFMDIRKRVYELPPLGDKAMLIAVPTTSGTGSEVTPFAVVTDDSTGIKYPLADYALTPNMAIVDPALVMHMPKTLTAYGGVDALTHALEAYVSVLATEFTNGLALEAIRLLFKYLPSAYKNGANDPKAREKVHYAATMAGMAFANAFLGVCHSLAHKLGSTFHVPHGLANALMISHVIRYNSTDVPFKQAIFPQYKYPNAKWRYARIADHLQLGGTTEDEKVELLVNAIENLKKELDMPMTIKEVLSEDEQVFYEQLEEMADQAFDDQCTGANPRYPLIRDMKELYVLAYKGCRLDSVLYNKDVTPA
- a CDS encoding gamma-glutamylcyclotransferase family protein, which produces MDVACRVFVYGTLKPGEYYYADYCAPTVIAAQEAIVWGKLYHLPMGYPALTEGDRPIQGSLLTFPGAEILEMLDDLEGYDPLRSPWENEYERRTTDVFGSDRRSLGLAWSYWMTEAQVQQWHGILCEDNVWSGAQARSWM